The following proteins are encoded in a genomic region of Garra rufa chromosome 22, GarRuf1.0, whole genome shotgun sequence:
- the stat5b gene encoding signal transducer and activator of transcription 5B, with translation MALWIQAQQLQGDALHQMQSLYGQHFPIEVRHYLAQWLEAQPWDAIDLENQQDEFKAKRLLEGLIQELQRRAEHQMGEDGFLLKIKLGHYATQLKSSYDPCPLELVRCVKHILYTEQRLVQEASNASSPGSGPVDGTPQRYQQINQTFEELRAMTQDTENDLRKLQHSQEYFIIQYQESLRIQAQLSSLAASLPPAERVQRETGLQSRKSTLETWLTREANTLQKYRQELAEKHQRTLALLRKQQTVIVDDELIQWKRRQQLAGNGGPSEGGLDILQAWCEKLADMIWQNRQQIRRVEHLTQQLPIPGPTEELLTELNATVTDIISALVTSTFIIEKQPPQVLKTQTKFSATVRLLVGGKLNVHMNPPQVKATIISEQQAKALLKNENTRNDSSGEILNNNCVMEYHQTTGTLSAHFRTMSLKRIKRSDRRGAESVTEEKFTVLFESQFSVGGNELVFHVKTLSLPVVVIVHGSQDNNATATVLWDNAFSEPGRVPFVVPDKVVWPQLCEALNMKYKSEVQSDRGLSEDNLVFLAQKAFSSSSNNPEDYCNMTITWSQFNRESLPGRNFTFWQWFDGVIELMKKHLKSHWNDGAILGFLNKQQAQDMLMSKPNGTFLLRFSDSEIGGITIAWVAENPNKAGERMVWNLMPFTTKDFSIRSLADRISDLNHLLFLYPSQPKEEVFSRYCTPPNSKAVGDGYVKPEIKQVVKVEFTSPNPEPSPGNSFMEHAASPTVSQHHNFTIYPSMNDAMLDTEGEFDLDETMDMARQVEEFLRQPMETQWSGQQS, from the exons ATGGCACTGTGGATTCAGGCGCAGCAGCTGCAGGGGGACGCTCTGCATCAGATGCAGTCTCTCTATGGGCAGCATTTCCCCATCGAGGTGCGCCACTACCTGGCGCAGTGGCTGGAGGCTCAGCCATG GGATGCCATTGACTTGGAGAACCAGCAGGATGAGTTTAAAGCAAAGCGTCTACTGGAAGGTTTGATCCAGGAGCTGCAGAGGAGGGCAGAGCATCAGATGGGTGAAGATGGTTTCCTGCTGAAGATCAAACTGGGTCATTATGCCACACAGCTGAAG AGCTCGTATGACCCTTGCCCTCTGGAGCTTGTGCGGTGTGTCAAACACATCTTGTACACTGAGCAAAGACTTGTACAGGAAGCATCCAAC GCCAGCAGTCCGGGGTCAGGTCCAGTAGATGGGACTCCTCAGAGATATCAGCAGATAAACCAGACGTTTGAGGAGCTACGTGCCATGACACAGGACACAGAGAATGACCTCCGCAAGCTGCAGCACAGTCAAGAGTACTTCATCATTCAGTACCAGGAGAGCTTGAGGATACAGG CTCAGTTGAGTAGTTTGGCGGCCAGCCTTCCTCCAGCTGAGCGTGTTCAGAGAGAAACGGGTCTGCAGAGCAGGAAGTCCACGTTGGAGACCTGGCTCACTCGAGAGGCCAACACCTTACAGAAGTATAGACAG GAACTGGCAGAGAAGCATCAGAGAACTCTAGCTCTGTTGAGAAAACAGCAAACTGTTATTGTGGACGATGAACTGATTCAATGGAAGAGACGACAGCAGCTCGCAGGCAATGGAGGACCATCAGAGGGTGGACTGGACATACTGCAAGCCTG GTGTGAAAAGTTGGCCGATATGATCTGGCAAAACAGACAGCAGATTCGCCGAGTTGAACACCTGACACAGCAGCTGCCCATTCCCGGACCTACAGAAGAACTGCTCACTGAACTCAATGCTACCGTCACAGACATCATATCAGCACTTGTCACCAG CACATTTATAATTGAGAAACAGCCTCCTCAAGTGCTAAAGACTCAAACCAAATTTTCGGCAACGGTTCGCTTGCTGGTCGGAGGGAAACTCAATGTCCACATGAATCCTCCACAGGTTAAGGCCACCATCATCAGCGAACAGCAGGCCAAGGCCTTACTAAAGAATGAGAACACCCGCAA TGACAGCAGTGGAGAAATTCTGAACAACAACTGTGTGATGGAGTACCACCAAACCACTGGCACCCTAAGTGCACACTTCAGGACCATG TCTCTGAAGCGTATTAAGCGGTCAGATCGGCGTGGGGCAGAGTCAGTGACTGAAGAAAAGTTTACGGTTCTGTTTGAATCTCAGTTCAGTGTGGGAGGCAATGAACTTGTGTTTCATGTAAAG ACTTTATCCTTGCCTGTTGTGGTCATCGTTCATGGGAGTCAAGACAATAACGCTACAGCGACAGTATTGTGGGATAATGCTTTCTCTGAGCCG GGTCGAGTGCCATTCGTGGTGCCTGATAAGGTGGTGTGGCCGCAGCTGTGCGAGGCATTGAACATGAAATATAAGTCAGAGGTTCAGAGCGATAGAGGCCTGTCAGAAGACAATCTGGTGTTTCTCGCTCAGAAAGCCTTCAGCAGCTCCAGCAACAACCCTGAGGACTACTGCAACATGACCATCACCTGGTCTCAGTTCAATAGG GAGAGTTTGCCAGGCAGGAACTTCACATTCTGGCAGTGGTTTGATGGGGTCATTGAGCTCATGAAGAAACATCTGAAGTCTCACTGGAATGATGG AGCGATTCTGGGTTTTCTGAATAAACAGCAAGCTCAGGACATGTTGATGTCCAAACCAAACGGCACATTCCTTCTGCGCTTCAGTGACTCTGAGATTGGAGGCATCACTATTGCATGGGTCGCAGAAAACCCGAACAAAGCAG GAGAACGGATGGTGTGGAACCTCATGCCGTTCACCACTAAAGATTTCTCCATCCGCTCTCTGGCTGATCGGATCAGTGATCTGAACCATCTGCTCTTCCTCTATCCTAGCCAGCCGAAAGAGGAAGTCTTCTCCCGTTACTGCACACCTCCAAACT caaaaGCAGTGGGTGATGGATACGTCAAACCAGAGATCAAGCAGGTGGTGAAGGTTGA GTTTACTTCACCTAATCCTGAACCATCTCCCGGGAATTCCTTCATGGAGCATGCAGCATCACCCACTGTCAGTCAACACCACAACTTCACAATCTATCCATCAAT GAATGATGCCATGTTAGACACGGAAGGTGAATTTGATCTGGATGAGACCATGGACATGGCCCGACAGGTGGAGGAGTTCCTGCGTCAGCCCATGGAAACCCAGTGGAGTGGACAACAGTCATGA
- the ghdc gene encoding GH3 domain-containing protein isoform X2, translated as MTSGTSGSSRMLLSTKDTNTEFFLQGVTVCLDAMRQAFPATDRLQKTLKLFYSPIFRQSEAGIPVGPNSSTPASSKHMLHLYTTPAPVYEVLNERDALYLHLLFGLKDRYLGMLESNFCSTVFYAFRALQEHWKDLVVDVEVGMINSNLNLKADVRRSLEKLMKPDPERAAELTAQFEEGFERIALRIWPQLHLILTVDSGSNQIYGEMLRQHYCKNVPFYSPFYAATEGLIGVNLWPQQESRQYLLCPRSMFCEFIPEKDLDSEQPKTLLMEQLQEGHNYELLVTNASGLFRYRIGDVVKVVGFHNQCPKVEFQYRRGQMLSVRGEKVSESLFLGALKKALKQWPGAKLIDYSCVESGILGSASGIAQPHYLVFVELKGVRNLSEEQRYKLDHCLQEDSDIYRSFRIKGSIGPMRVQLVRDGTFQELKDRMMAFSSTSSNTFKMQRVIRRREFADFLLQRAFS; from the exons atgaCGTCAGGAACGTCTGGATCCAGCCGTATGCTTTTAAGCACCAAAGACACCAACACAGAATTCTTCCTACAG GGGGTGACAGTTTGTCTAGATGCCATGAGGCAAGCCTTTCCAGCCACCGACCGTCTCCAGAAAACCCTGAAGCTCTTCTACTCGCCCATTTTTCGTCAGAGTGAGGCAGGTATTCCTGTCGGCCCCAACTCCTCAACTCCTGCCTCCTCTAAACACATGCTGCATCTGTACACCACACCAGCACCCGTCTATGAG GTGCTGAATGAGAGAGATGCCTTGTATCTCCATCTGTTGTTTGGGCTGAAGGACCGCTATCTTGGCATGCTGGAATCCAACTTCTGCTCTACCGTCTTTTATGCCTTCAGAGCCTTGCAG GAACATTGGAAAGATCTGGTGGTGGATGTGGAAGTGGGCATGATCAACTCCAATCTGAACCTGAAGGCTGATGTGCGCCGTTCTCTAGAGAAACTAATGAAACCGGATCCAGAGAGAGCTGCTGAGCTTACAGCCCAGTTTGAGGAAGGGTTTGAGAGGATCGCACTCAGAATATGGCCCCAGCTACATCTGATTCTGACAGTGGACTCAGGCTCCAACCAGATTTATGGGGAGATGTTACGGCAGCACTACTGTAAAAATGTCCCGTTCTACTCCCCTTTCTACGCTGCCACTGAAG GCTTGATAGGTGTGAACCTGTGGCCTCAGCAGGAGAGCAGACAATATCTCCTGTGTCCTCGCTCCATgttctgtgagtttataccagagAAAGATCTGGATTCAGAGCAGCCCAAAACTCTCTTGATGGAGCAGCTTCAGGAAGGACATAACTATGAGTTGCTGGTCACCAATGCTTCAGGATTATTCAG GTATCGCATTGGAGATGTCGTGAAAGTAGTTGGGTTTCATAACCAGTGTCCAAAAGTGGAGTTTCAGTATAG GCGTGGTCAGATGTTGAGCGTGCGTGGTGAGAAAGTGTCTGAATCACTGTTTTTGGGGGCTCTCAAGAAGGCATTAAAACAGTGGCCAGGAGCCAAACTAATAGACTACAGCTGCGTTGAGAGCGGCATTTTAG GCAGTGCATCTGGAATAGCTCAACCACATTATCTTGTGTTTGTTGAACTAAAGGGTGTGAGGAACCTATCAGAGGAACAACGATACAAG TTAGACCACTGCCTTCAGGAGGACTCTGATATCTACCGATCCTTCAGAATAAAGGGCAGCATCGGACCAATGAGAGTTCAGCTCGTTCGTGACGGAACTTTCCAGGAACTGAAAGATCGCATGATGGCCTTCTCCAGTACTTCGTCCAACACCTTTAAGATGCAGCGTGTGATACGCAGGAGAGAGTTTGCAGACTTTCTACTGCAAAGGGCTTTTTCATGA
- the ghdc gene encoding GH3 domain-containing protein isoform X1 — MQTHQRYLWLILPCFFALLAVTITFASAGLLLLLCLCCMALLWKIKIKNRSISSLLAQYVAVKAVSWLGNRQRNKLEADTRDIHRVQEDTLLKRLQKHSNTVYGKQYEFTSVKDIETFQQLHPVTNYDHYEKFVERVAKGEQNVLISEKPLVLAMTSGTSGSSRMLLSTKDTNTEFFLQGVTVCLDAMRQAFPATDRLQKTLKLFYSPIFRQSEAGIPVGPNSSTPASSKHMLHLYTTPAPVYEVLNERDALYLHLLFGLKDRYLGMLESNFCSTVFYAFRALQEHWKDLVVDVEVGMINSNLNLKADVRRSLEKLMKPDPERAAELTAQFEEGFERIALRIWPQLHLILTVDSGSNQIYGEMLRQHYCKNVPFYSPFYAATEGLIGVNLWPQQESRQYLLCPRSMFCEFIPEKDLDSEQPKTLLMEQLQEGHNYELLVTNASGLFRYRIGDVVKVVGFHNQCPKVEFQYRRGQMLSVRGEKVSESLFLGALKKALKQWPGAKLIDYSCVESGILGSASGIAQPHYLVFVELKGVRNLSEEQRYKLDHCLQEDSDIYRSFRIKGSIGPMRVQLVRDGTFQELKDRMMAFSSTSSNTFKMQRVIRRREFADFLLQRAFS; from the exons ATGCAGACACATCAGCGTTATTTGTGGCTCATTTTACcatgtttttttgcattattgGCCGTGACCATTACATTTG CTTCTGCGGGCTTACTTTTGCTCCTGTGTCTCTGCTGCATGGCTCTTCTATGGAAAATAAAGATCAAGAATCGCTCCATATCGAGTCTTTTGGCTCAGTATGTAGCTGTGAAAGCAGTGTCCTGGCTGGGGAATCGCCAGAGAAACAAACTAGAGGCAGACACACGGGACATTCATCGCGTTCAGGAGGACACTCTGCTCAAGCGTCTACAGAAACACTCCAACACAGTTTATGGCAAGCAGTATGAGTTCACATCAGTTAAAG ACATAGAAACATTTCAACAGCTCCATCCGGTCACAAATTATGACCATTATGAAAAGTTTGTGGAACGTGTGGCTAAAGGAGAGCAGAATGTTTTAATATCGGAAAagcctcttgttctggctatgaCGTCAGGAACGTCTGGATCCAGCCGTATGCTTTTAAGCACCAAAGACACCAACACAGAATTCTTCCTACAG GGGGTGACAGTTTGTCTAGATGCCATGAGGCAAGCCTTTCCAGCCACCGACCGTCTCCAGAAAACCCTGAAGCTCTTCTACTCGCCCATTTTTCGTCAGAGTGAGGCAGGTATTCCTGTCGGCCCCAACTCCTCAACTCCTGCCTCCTCTAAACACATGCTGCATCTGTACACCACACCAGCACCCGTCTATGAG GTGCTGAATGAGAGAGATGCCTTGTATCTCCATCTGTTGTTTGGGCTGAAGGACCGCTATCTTGGCATGCTGGAATCCAACTTCTGCTCTACCGTCTTTTATGCCTTCAGAGCCTTGCAG GAACATTGGAAAGATCTGGTGGTGGATGTGGAAGTGGGCATGATCAACTCCAATCTGAACCTGAAGGCTGATGTGCGCCGTTCTCTAGAGAAACTAATGAAACCGGATCCAGAGAGAGCTGCTGAGCTTACAGCCCAGTTTGAGGAAGGGTTTGAGAGGATCGCACTCAGAATATGGCCCCAGCTACATCTGATTCTGACAGTGGACTCAGGCTCCAACCAGATTTATGGGGAGATGTTACGGCAGCACTACTGTAAAAATGTCCCGTTCTACTCCCCTTTCTACGCTGCCACTGAAG GCTTGATAGGTGTGAACCTGTGGCCTCAGCAGGAGAGCAGACAATATCTCCTGTGTCCTCGCTCCATgttctgtgagtttataccagagAAAGATCTGGATTCAGAGCAGCCCAAAACTCTCTTGATGGAGCAGCTTCAGGAAGGACATAACTATGAGTTGCTGGTCACCAATGCTTCAGGATTATTCAG GTATCGCATTGGAGATGTCGTGAAAGTAGTTGGGTTTCATAACCAGTGTCCAAAAGTGGAGTTTCAGTATAG GCGTGGTCAGATGTTGAGCGTGCGTGGTGAGAAAGTGTCTGAATCACTGTTTTTGGGGGCTCTCAAGAAGGCATTAAAACAGTGGCCAGGAGCCAAACTAATAGACTACAGCTGCGTTGAGAGCGGCATTTTAG GCAGTGCATCTGGAATAGCTCAACCACATTATCTTGTGTTTGTTGAACTAAAGGGTGTGAGGAACCTATCAGAGGAACAACGATACAAG TTAGACCACTGCCTTCAGGAGGACTCTGATATCTACCGATCCTTCAGAATAAAGGGCAGCATCGGACCAATGAGAGTTCAGCTCGTTCGTGACGGAACTTTCCAGGAACTGAAAGATCGCATGATGGCCTTCTCCAGTACTTCGTCCAACACCTTTAAGATGCAGCGTGTGATACGCAGGAGAGAGTTTGCAGACTTTCTACTGCAAAGGGCTTTTTCATGA